One Solenopsis invicta isolate M01_SB chromosome 15, UNIL_Sinv_3.0, whole genome shotgun sequence genomic window, AATTGATCCCCGCGCGATAAATCAGATTGCAAtaagttgtttttttattagtatGTAGTATGAATGGGTCCTCAAATTTTATGTTCAATTGATTCCCATCGGTTATATTAACGAATCAATGTTTATCGATTTTTTGTCCATTTCAAACCTTTTTATCTTAGTATGTAATTCGACTTATATTATGCTTCGGGCGAGAGTTGTTCGGTTGAGACAAGAATTGAGCGATAAAAGTACATTTGTAACTTCGGTTTCGTGCGGGGAACGCCCTAATGACAAAGATGTATGAAGCACGATTGTACGTTTCTTTCGCAACGCAGTGCCTGATGGGCGGATGGTGGGACCAGTATAGTTTTCGCTGCCAACCGGTGGATTATTCTAACAGCCCCACCGCGATAAGGGTAAGTATAAGCGCCCAATCGGTTTCACCCCTAGTCGGACCGTTCAACGAGACACTGCCTCCCAAGTAGCCCAATGAGAAGACAATTGCAATAGAAATTATCGACTTGCGCCTGCTGATATCATGGACAAAggatctatatatatatatatatatatatgtatgtgtgtgtgtgtgtgtacacacacacacacgcacgcacgcacacgtacacgcacgcacacacacacacgcacacacacacacacacacacacacacacacacacacacacacacacacacacacacacacacacacacacaccttaTTTTTGTAGGCCGTTTCTTACCCGGAACAGAGGCTTGCGGCAGGGCGGAACATGACGATTTAGGCGTGCGATTTAGACGCGGAAGAGCTTACGCTTTCCTTTTCATCTCGCATATAAAGAGCCTGGCATGACCCACCCGCGGGCGGCTTGATTCGATTTTTCTCCGCTTCGATATCCGCTATCTCGGCTCTCGGTGGAGCATCGCTAGACGTAAAGCTCGACTGAATGTCGAACCTCGCGTGTTGCACCTTCATCAGGGGAGAATCGCAAAAGCATCGCGCGTCTAATTTATCCTTCGAGGATATTCTCGGAGGAATCTAAATTTGTTCCGTTTCTTTGTGGTTTTTTTTGCGAGACGAATCCTCTTTTCTTCCATACAGTTGCGATTTCTTTTCTCATTGAAGATGCGAGACGCCAGTATCGGTTGAACTCTCCATTCATGAAGAGTTTGACGCAAATATCTTGTATTATACGCATATAGAAAGTAGTTGATAAGCTTGACGCAGCATACATTGTCTGCCCGTAATGTGCCTATTATCTTTGTCTCTTCATTAACCGATGGCGAATGGCCTTGGGGCGAATGTGGTTGCAGATAGGGATATCCGGATGGCTGACTGGAGACTATTCTCTAAGGTGTCAACCTGTAGACTACAGCGACAGACCTGAAGTACTGAGGGTGCGTGATCTTCTGTGATTGATATAGTTGCCCTTGATCTCTTTCTTTCTACGCTTAGCGAAAAGCTTCACAAAACCGGTTAATTAATTCGAAGTTTGACCGAACGAGAAAGATGCGATTTTCATGTTGACTTCATTGGGCGATTTATCTCGGACGACTCACATTTGATTaactttattgcattttatatgattctcagaatatttttcactgttttcaaaatttttttcactgtaaattaataatacacttaccGAATGAAAACTCGCAATTCTTTCTCGATAATGGCCAATTCTGTTCGTAGTATTCTATACGATCGTACGCTAAGAGAAGAGTCAAAATAGCAAAGTAGGTAGAATTGCGAACTTGGTAGAGTTCGTGCGATAAAGTGACTTTTAACTGTAGTTAGCGGCCTATGCGTGATTAACACTGTTTTATCATACGCTATGTGTCACTGCGCATTAGAAACGGTAACGACTGTGaagatacatatgtatacactCTCATTTACGCGCTATCACATTCATTTCTGATCATCGCATTCATACGTACTATGACGCACTCCGATGACGATTTTCATGgacttttcattattttgatacaCCACCGTGACATACAAATCGATGTGTACTCCCATGAAATGCTTTTAGTAGAGGAGAAGGTGCTGTTATGAGCacccatttatattttataactttattaatgattaatattttatatagaaatttaacgattatattcctcaaagtgtttaataaattttgaactcaaagttatgaaatatttatcacttAGAAATTCATAAAATGCAACAGCCCTGCATAATAAGTTGaagaataataagaataataatattgattgtaaatttaaaaaacacatagtattttgttacaaaattatatatatataaaattgttagagctacaatataaagttttaagatagaaataaattaagataGAGATAAACCGTCAGAagtatagtttttataaaacaaacttttgagactattaattatagaaaaacaaaatattgcaaGATGCATACATTTACACATAATCTTCCTACTGTTGAtactacaaagaaaaaaaattagtatcaaatcaactatttattgtatataaacaagaatataaaatcctCTTGGGAGAGtttataatcttataaatttataatcttataaaatatgtattacacGGATTATAATTCTAGTTTACACAGGATGCTTTGATACTCGTACCAAGTACTATATTCatgtcaaattatttaatatgctTATTTATATCTAGCGTATTGAGCGatttgatattgatatagtacgTCAGTATcaaagtgctcggtgtaaacctAGGCAGCAcatatatgtttcaaaaatcaTTTCATAAGTAATTACTGACAATTTGTCACCTAATAGCGAAGATAATACAAATGTTCATAGTACCTATACGGCTCATAATATCATTTTCTCTTCTACGCATATTCTTgttaaaactgattttaaaaagacttaattaatttttttaacttggcTTTATGAGATAGTTATTTATGCGTGTTGagtcaatttgttttttataaattccatATATTAGTGTAACATTCCTCGCTTCCTTTCTCTTCCTTCACCCTTTTtttgtctctctttttcctctctttctgtttattttgttaaacaaaactaatttttaatttccttgcaatcgtaatatgtaaaataaaagtgtttaaaattgattaagtGTGTATAACAGAGATCGAAGGCAAGAATCTTGATCTTCGATAGAAATGTAAAACGAAATGCAAGAGTATCTTGTGTTTAAACATATGATAAAATGTTTCCAGTAAAGTTAAAGAGAATTTCATGTATAACATCGATCTAATTAAAAGGGCGATTAAGAAGCATCTTTTAATCGATATTTCTAAATCATAGATGGTCCACGCAAGCTGGTGGTATTACTTCTCGAAATTTACCGAATTCATAGACACGGTACGTAGCGTGTGGTATTAAACGTTTCCTTTTAGCCGGATGCGCGATTATTCCACGGGGTTAACCGCGTGCATCTGCTTCCAGATATTTTTCGTGCTAAGAAAGAAGAATAATCACGTGTCCACGCTGCATGTGATCCACCACGGCTGCATGCCTATGTCGGTTTGGTTCGGTGTCAAGTTCACGCCAGGTAGgcagaaaattgtttatgtaattccTTACGTATTGATTTGTTGCAGAAACTCGGTCAATTTTGCAAAAACTACAATTGTGTCAATGTCGCGATCCTTGCGGTACCTTCGGCTAAGTTGTTTCCTCATATATATGGATCGATTGTTATGAAAATGGGCACGAGTTATTGTGATCAAATTTTTCAGAGATCGtaaaagattgttttttttttcgtttattcaCTTGCATATCACTGTTTTAGAAGCCATTGTTTTCTATTTGGAATTTAAATATGAtctttcgataaaaaaattcttcggGAACttgataataaggttttttggTAAAATGGTAGACTCGTTATTTTTTCGCGACAATAAAATTGCAGATaaacaatttgattaataataaatacttttgatGACTCTTTTGTATCATTTTGAGAACGTGGtatttatcgtttttatatGTCAAGTCGTTGATGATCGGAATGAGCAAACTACGCTTTCAtgctaatttttattgatgGTAAATTTTCTAGGCGGCCACTCGACCTTCTTCGGTTTGTTGAACACTTTCGTCCATATCGTGATGTACACGTATTATCTTCTGGCGGCGATGGGTCCAAAGGTGCAGCCGTACCTATGGTGGAAGAAATACCTGACCGCCTTCCAGATGCTGCAATTCATCGCCATCATGGTCCACGCCTTTCAGTTGCTCTTCATCGAATGCAATTATCCGAAGGCATTCGTCTGGTGGATCGGTTTGCACGCCGTTATGTTTCTCTTCCTGTTCAAGGAGTTCTACCAGCAGAGTTACCAGCAGAAGAAACTCAGAAGAAAGCTGGACGACGCGCAGATGACAAACGGCGTCACCAAGGGCGATCATCACGAATCGAAGGGCAAGCACGTGAATGGCATCACAAACGGCGTTGCAAACGGCGTAGCGAACGGAACCGCGAATGGCGTCGCGAACGGCTCCTCGCCCAGAAAGAGGGATAGCACCGATTATTATGTGAAAGTCGAAAGCCTAGCGACGGAGATCAACCTCCGAAAACCGTTCGCGATGAAAGTCGAGTGACCCTCGAGCGAGCGCCTAGCCTAGTCGATCTTCTCTCGCCGCGACgccgtatttttctttttcttccgcGAAATCGCCAAAAGATTAGCGGGCCTTCTTCCCTctgtatctctttctctctctctctctctttctttaattttaatttactgtaTTATCGAAACACAAAGGGTTGAAGGCTCTGCCGAGATCGACGCATCtatcgaaagagaaaaagagtacAAAATTACGTCGCCGTATTCGGCTCGCGGTATGCAGCGTACGTCGACGTACTTTCATCGACGATACGATACTTCACGAGCACGATGGTTCTTCAGCTGGATCCGGGCAGTTGCGCACGACCGTAATCCGGTGACTAACGCAGAAGGATGCCCAGGCGGATCGTGTCTTGGTGCTCCCGCGACAATAGACGAAGCCGGGCAAAAAAAGGAACTGTTTGAACCGGGTTACGAAACGCTTGGATGTAAATTATTGTGCGGTTTTCCATGACCTTGACGATAATTCACGTCACCTGCGAAGCGAACGATTCTCACTGGACTCGACCGGTTTGCGAATACCGGCTTTGCGCGACGGTAAggttcatcatgataaaaaggaATTTCTGAAAATTACGTAAATCGAATAACGATGTGTAAACTATATAACATCTGAATCTTTAAAATGCTCCATATTATTTGCAAAGCATTATTATTTTCTGGCTCATCTTTAACGGAACTACTACATTAATCGCGCGCAATGGAGTAATCAAACTGCTTCCATAAATTTACGGATAATTGGGAGGAGTACACGAAAGAATCGgttcaaaattaataagaaatactaTCTTTTTGGGAAATTTGATTTCGAGGATTTCGTGGCCAATGAATCATCGTGACCCCTTCTTGACCGCTTTAGCAATTGAAAGTATTTGGATGATCGTTTTCGATTTCGTTCTCCACGTACGTAGTGCGACGCAACGCGCTTCGGTAAAAATAAACTTCGTCAAAGCTTCACGATCGCGCGCTTCCCGGTCTCTCAAAAATCGCGGATTCGCTAGCCGACGGCGAGGCTACGGCGTTacataaaggaaaaaattacaCGGGAGATAATAGTAAATCACAATAGCAATTTGGCGCGACACTGTTACGCAATTAACCGAGAAATCTTTTCGTTTACATTTCGACAACTTGCCACGTAGAAATATGTGTGGATTCGGTGACCTTAGCCGGTCGAGCCGCGAAATCTCTCGATTATGTAAAAGGACAACCAGAATCGAAGAAAAGTTTGACGAAAATCCCGATCTTTGATCATACGATCTCATAAAATTGCGCATATTACTCTCTAGCAATATTTATTACGATTCCTTTCGAAAAAGAGGAATAGTTTTAGGATTATCGTTTTATGTactttacaattacattaaaagtcAAATCTTAAAACGGTTTAACAAATCGATTTAATGGCTCAGTCTACGTTTATTGAATCGATTTGCGAGGGTATCATTGTCTGTCCGAGCCTCAAACGTCTATGCGGGAGCAGAAAGGATACGATCGTGCTAGTGTGCCTTGGGAAGACAAGCGTGCTTTTTGCTCAATACTTAAAGCTCAAAAGCATCGGTTCGAAATGCCAGTAACCGACTTCTGTGATCGTGCATACGTCGACTCGCGAGAGGGATTCTCGACATCTCCTTCCTTCGCGCGCCCAGTAGCTGTCTCGCCGACGTCCGGTcccggcgtcgcgacgccctGTCACATCGCAGATGTGCCGATGCTTGTCGCGGATGTTCGCCGTCTCGGTTGTACTATTTAACGCGTGTGAATGCGCGAGCGAAGCGTGCGAGAATTTCGCGTTCGCAATTATTAACTCCTTCGGCTGAAAAAGGAGTTAAACATTAAGAATCTCCCTCCGCTCGGCAACCGGACTGTCCCCGAAGAAATTTTGGATCGATGGATTTCAATGAGCAATATCATTATTCAGGGGATCAAAGTTTAAAGTGAAACAAAAAGCTGAATGAATTAAAAAGGACTTGGTAGAATATTCgacttgtaaattaaattatttcgaagCTGGAAAGATTCGAAAATTGTAgttttgcaaaatacaagttccttttaatttgtctatttttcgtGCGACTAAAATTATGGATTTGTAAATATTCtgatgtttattatttaatttctgtttttaatcGGTATCTATTTATTACTGACTGCTTTAAGTACTGTTGTCGGGCTTTTATATTCTCCCCGAAGCCGAAGTCGACTAAAACCGCGACAGTCGGTACGCTATCTCGCTCGCTTCGCGCGCGTCTTGTATGTAATACATAACGTCTTGTACATAGGTAGGCTAGTTTTATATACTACTAAAGAGGAGTCTGAGGAGTGCGACGGACGTGCCACACTTCGaggcaattaaaaaaaatcgaaaaaaaatccAAGTTCAGGggctaatttatataaatttacatgtgCATATGTATAAAAGGCGGAAGGTGTATGAATAAAATCGCATATTGGGATGCATGACCCTTACTGCGGCtacgtacataaataaaaagaaaaatcaagagGGTCCCATGAATTTTCCATTTCTTGGAACTCCAATCCGATTACTGCCCTTCTCATTTGAACGTTTTTGAGTCCTACGATTCGAGTAATGTAGATTGCAGCAAGCGTAATTGAAGAGTTTGTTCCAAAAATAGGCTCGATTTTTCCATCTCTTTCAAACGATGAATATACTCTTGTACATTTAACGACAAAAGAGAAATAATCatcgaaaaaatttaattcgataTGCATTGGTAACAAGCTCTCCGATCGCAATCTGTCACGTGTGTAATCTACAATAATTGATACATGTACCATACGTGAGCATTTGTGagagtatgtaaaattttatataaaattatataaaattttatgaatttagaTTTCAAAAAGCTCAAAAAGATTAGAGCCGTTGACGGctgatttttttgttaagtattaatCGATATCGTTGAAGCAACGAAAAACTCCAAATGTAAGCGTATGGTACAAAAGAATATGGACAATCTgacgaattttttttctcccacTCAGCCGAGAACTTGAAGTTGTTTTGTTGCAAGTGGCTCGCCGAGATGGGATGCCAAAAATGAATTTACGGGCGTGCGCCGCCAATTTCGATAAGGTAGCGATATGTGAAAATTCCAAGTGctcttacataaaatttttacgtcGTACTGTAACTGAAATTTATTAATCACACAATTGGTTAATGTGTATTACGTGATGtatttttgcaagaaatataAGTCTATTTACTATGTCCGCGTATTtactttgcataaattattcCTGCAGTttggtataaaaatatatatacatgcaaaAATTCTCATGTAAGTAAACAGTTACAGTATATGGATCATTTGCTATTTTGtatcatgtataataataaattgtaacgCTGCAACCAATCCTTAAAGGATACGCCGTCTACGGTCATTTCGTCGAGCGTCATCACTTCTTGTACATCTTGATTCGTCCTGAAACACGATTAAAATTGAAGTCACTCTGCAACATTAGATTATCTCGACGGATTAACTCACCAAGTATTCAAAACCGCATTGAAACGCTTGATCTCTTCGCGCGCCTGATCGCAAACAATTTTGGCGAGATTCAACAGCTCCAGGCtattgtaattacatttttctcgTGGCGCCATTAACTTATCTACGTACTCACTGTCCTCCGTTGAAGCGGAACAGTGCAGCTTCGTATAAACTAAATTCGTAATCGCGTTTTTGTAACATTCTATGAGGGAATAAATTGGTATCTGTATTATCGGGAAGTAAGACTTGAGCTTCAAGTATTGTGAATTAATCGTGGTGATGGAAACTTTGTCGAGACCACAGACTGCGTGTCTATGAGAGAAAATTTGTGCGTCATACGATAGTTCTAAAATATTACTGCAAAATTAAATGAGCTTTGAAGAGTTTTTACCAACCTGTACAATCCCACATCTCCCTTCAACATTACTTTTCGTAAAGCATTAAGATCCAAAGTATTGTAAAACATATCTAATTCGATGTCCAACGCATTATTTACACATGTCGCGTCATAATTACTGTCCGCCTGTAACGCTATTATCCTTTGTAATTCGTAATGcagcttctctttttctttaaatatgagCGTCGGTGTAGAGTTCAAAACAGCTATAGATTGTTGAATGtcctttatatatttatcctGTAAATATGCTTGATATCAATATTAAGAGTATGTAGGAGTGTGAACGATGCCAATATATACCATTTGTGCGTCAATCGTCTCTATGTCAGCAGTTAGTCGAGTTATATCGAGATTGAGCAAGGAGTTCTCTTGGATAATATTCTTCAATTTCTGAACTTCGTTCTGTAGATACTCCTGTTCAGCTTCTAATTTTTTCACTTCCAGCCTTAAAGCTAACCACGCGCTCACATCTTCATGAGATGACGATTGCTATATGAAATgtgcattaattttaatcgtACTTCATGTTCatgttttttgttaattatatcttttcttatcatttcatatttttaagagACTTTACGCTACCTCTATTAATTCTATGAATTCCATTAAACGTTGTTGATACATGTTAGCTTTAGCATTAGATAATATGCGTTTCGAAATCATGCATATGTATTGGCCACACGCCTTCGCGATACCAATATCTATATTTTCACCCACTGCACTCGAATTACCAATGCTGTTCTCCGTCTCCAATTTCATTAATACGCACAAATCTTGTGACAGCATTTGATACAAATGTGTCCACAGTGTGTATACATCGATACCACCAAGAGAGCTTGATACCTTTGTCCATACCTGTGATTAGaaacatcatttttatcagAACCATTttacacatattattttataaatattgtgcaaaAAATTGACTTGTTTCTTATCTGTGGCTGAACGACGCAAGTTTGCTACTATATTCAGATTCTCTTTCAGTTTCAATGGATTTATGTCTTTAGAGGTGTTTGGCATTAAATGCTGGCACACTTTTCTCATGTCGCTGCAATCTTCCAGTTGCTTGCTGGTTTCACTATGTTTTAATTTGAGAAAATCCTTTCTTGTACTGGTCATTGAACACTTGTCCTTTATATCCTTCAGTTGTTGCACTAATAATTTCatggaatttattaaaatagcatCAAAACATCAAGATCAACGTGCACTTTTTATCTTACTTTTTTGTCTGACAGTGTAATCTTGTTCTTCATATTCCTTTTCCAGCATGGATATCTGCTGTTTCATTGCGTTGCCCTTTGCCTTCAATTGATTAAAATCCCTTACAGACGAAATTGCTGAATCATTCAATCCATGCTTCAATTTGTACAGTAAAATgttcctttttattttacatacttcGGCCACAGGAAACACAGAGTTAGAAATATCTTCCCACAGGAGTTCCAACACTCCTTTGCACAATCTGATGAAAAGGAAAAGTTAGATTATAAACAACAAGAATTCCTAGtagataaataacaaaaaataatagacaaACATTTTCTTCACTAAGTCATTGTATATTGTTGGCGGACACTCGAGTTGCCGGATCCACGCAAAGTTGTCTGGAATCTCGTTCATGATTCTACTCCTGggtaaaaatacaataaatttacaaatgttacaataatgtaaacggtTCAATATATATTTACCTGACAGAGTGAAGGagactatataaaaaaaaaaaaacgaaacagCAGAACTAGAAGGGAACGTTAGACTATGAAAGTGCGAGTTttgtaattcgcaaaaaattatGATCCTGTAAACATTCTGAGGTTTGTTGGCGTCACATACTCCAACATGTTCCAATGCATTTGCGGCAAATATATTGGAGCATATTGGAATATattggagcatgcgacgcgaacaaacctcTGATCTCACATAGGTATACACACTGCTTTAAAACAAATGAGTATGTAAATGCTTCCCGTTTGTGTGACATTTCACGAAAATTCATTTTGTCAGCATCACACGCAGGATTAATCTCCACGCAATTGACGCAAAAGAAAagagattatattaattataccgGTCAACTTTCTGTCATTTAATCCTAGTTGACAGCGCTCGTAAACAACTGTCGTTGTCTTTCCACGTACGATCGCAACGTATTTAAACTCCTTTAATTCTTGAATCCGTTTGTTTTACTTGCACTTCCTAGCGCTTTTCGCGTCCGAGATGAAACGGACGTACGCGTTGGGCGTTGGAGGGAACGGGAGAACGAGTAGATTCGAGTGCAGTGCAGAAAGTGTTGGCGAGACGAGCAGGATCAACGCACGCGCGCGAAAAAGCTAGGTTAGTAATCTCATCGTTATCGATCGAGCCGCGCGTCTTGAGTAGTTTCGCGCTCGCGACGTCAGATGGCTCCGCCTACACGATTTTCGCGGCTACTGCTCTTACGGCTAACTTCAAAACGGTTCCCGCGTAGGTCGTTCTTTTTGCTCCAGGTTCCGAGCCAGACGCCAGATGCTCTCGCACGTCCGTGAATTTTTGCAACGTACGTATGTTACGTGGAGAAATATTGCATCGCCTTCTGCTCACGAACGAATCTTGTCGTAGATTTGCTAGAGATTCGTAAGTTTATCGAAGATTTTCGCATAGATTTAGTATTGCGCTAAATTTCAAGCGATATGCTGCTCGACTACCTGGCGACATTTACTTACCCACATTTATGGCGGTTAAAATGTACTAAATAGTAATGATTAATGATTATGCTTGGTAATTGCGTTGCGTACAACATCTCTGTGGAATTGAGTTATGTATCTAACGATATATTGCTTTGTTTCAGAGAATTGATGTTGCAAGCAGAGAATTGATATTTCCGATACTCAAGATGGCGGTACCGCGGCGATGGAGAGCTCGGAATTGGAAATCTCAAGCAGACGCGCCACTTACTACAAACATCCATGGCGGTTGAAACGCACCAAATTGTAGGTAATGTTTAATTATGCTTGGTAATTACACTGCGCACAGCATTATCTgtgcaaaaaattaatctaaacgCAGATGTGAACTATATCCAATGAAGCACatatacgttttaaaaacgttttatgaTTGTTTGTGTCCGGAATGTTTTATTCTTGCTTTATTGctgttttatacgttttaaaaatgattctcatgaataaaaatgtccatttaaaagttgttaaataaaatgtttttttttaaatattcatctataaaaattatttatttataaaaaatatctatttatataaaaatatttaaatcttattttgacaacaatttttgcaaaattctgaaccaaaattttagaattggaacacttttgtTAATGTTAGCAGTTAAATACATGTatctaagaaaaaataaatataaaaaaaaaatatttttacgacaaaaactaataattttcacaaattattatttttagtagaattttgtaattatttacaaaaaattttttgccagAGCaagctatttaaaaatatgtaaaatattataatttattatagtttgacgtaattttaaaaatttgtagaaattgtataacaaaatagaaagcaaaaaagtattccaattctaacatttttatgtcgatgtttacagcattttttaaatttatacaaaaaatttgtaaaatttttctttgccaGGATATGTTTTTCAAACcattataaaaacttttcttaaCACTGGAAacgtaaaaattacatttaataaattataatttcaaaaatgtttttggtaataatgttttttattgatttttatgattatgaaattatatatacttttataaaacgTATGTAAAACCAATAGGTGCTgggatattatttaattgtttaaccCCGTGATCTAACCGGGGGGGGGGATTCGAAAAttcaaactaatttttaattttgaattattctacCTTAAATTTggatttgtacaaaaaaaatgaaaatcgtTTTGAGTCAAACAATTGTGAAgttagcaaaaattaaaaatcgttgGCCCATAGAAGGTTTTAAAGTAATTCCAAGTGCAAACAGAGAATGAATATTTTCGATTCTCAATAAGATGGCGTTAGAGACTCAAAATTGAGatagatttgaaaattttggTAATATCATttagaatttacatttaaattaaagaaattaaaattttatatcttcgCGTATAATAGATCTGCAATTTTGCTGAagagcattaaaaatttttaagaatgttaatattaatatttatataataataatttcaacacTAAAAGagatatacataaatacattttgcatGTACCttgagattttttatattttagttacCGCGAGtttacatttgatttttttattgcttaagaTTGTTCGTagaatttattaacataaaatcgACTCTCTCTTCTATAGCTACCCTTACGAGGAATAAGACAATTTCTTGGAACTCtccctcttttctttctttcatcc contains:
- the LOC105205885 gene encoding elongation of very long chain fatty acids protein AAEL008004 isoform X1, with the translated sequence MSIIMHYIDRFHDMLDRHADTRTTNWLLMSSPFPTLFICLTYVYVVKVLGPKLMENRKPFQFKNTLVVYNLFQVIFSAWLFYEIGISGWLTGDYSLRCQPVDYSDRPEVLRMVHASWWYYFSKFTEFIDTIFFVLRKKNNHVSTLHVIHHGCMPMSVWFGVKFTPGGHSTFFGLLNTFVHIVMYTYYLLAAMGPKVQPYLWWKKYLTAFQMLQFIAIMVHAFQLLFIECNYPKAFVWWIGLHAVMFLFLFKEFYQQSYQQKKLRRKLDDAQMTNGVTKGDHHESKGKHVNGITNGVANGVANGTANGVANGSSPRKRDSTDYYVKVESLATEINLRKPFAMKVE
- the LOC105205884 gene encoding uncharacterized protein LOC105205884 isoform X2, which encodes MNEIPDNFAWIRQLECPPTIYNDLVKKILCKGVLELLWEDISNSVFPVAEVCKIKRNILLYKLKHGLNDSAISSVRDFNQLKAKGNAMKQQISMLEKEYEEQDYTVRQKMQQLKDIKDKCSMTSTRKDFLKLKHSETSKQLEDCSDMRKVCQHLMPNTSKDINPLKLKENLNIVANLRRSATDKKQVWTKVSSSLGGIDVYTLWTHLYQMLSQDLCVLMKLETENSIGNSSAVGENIDIGIAKACGQYICMISKRILSNAKANMYQQRLMEFIELIEQSSSHEDVSAWLALRLEVKKLEAEQEYLQNEVQKLKNIIQENSLLNLDITRLTADIETIDAQMDKYIKDIQQSIAVLNSTPTLIFKEKEKLHYELQRIIALQADSNYDATCVNNALDIELDMFYNTLDLNALRKVMLKGDVGLYRHAVCGLDKVSITTINSQYLKLKSYFPIIQIPIYSLIECYKNAITNLVYTKLHCSASTEDSEYVDKLMAPREKCNYNSLELLNLAKIVCDQAREEIKRFNAVLNTW
- the LOC105205885 gene encoding elongation of very long chain fatty acids protein AAEL008004 isoform X3 — translated: MSIIMHYIDRFHDMLDRHADTRTTNWLLMSSPFPTLFICLTYVYVVKVLGPKLMENRKPFQFKNTLVVYNLFQVIFSAWLFYECLMGGWWDQYSFRCQPVDYSNSPTAIRIGISGWLTGDYSLRCQPVDYSDRPEVLRMVHASWWYYFSKFTEFIDTIFFVLRKKNNHVSTLHVIHHGCMPMSVWFGVKFTPGGHSTFFGLLNTFVHIVMYTYYLLAAMGPKVQPYLWWKKYLTAFQMLQFIAIMVHAFQLLFIECNYPKAFVWWIGLHAVMFLFLFKEFYQQSYQQKKLRRKLDDAQMTNGVTKGDHHESKGKHVNGITNGVANGVANGTANGVANGSSPRKRDSTDYYVKVESLATEINLRKPFAMKVE
- the LOC105205884 gene encoding uncharacterized protein LOC105205884 isoform X1, whose product is MNEIPDNFAWIRQLECPPTIYNDLVKKILCKGVLELLWEDISNSVFPVAEVCKIKRNILLYKLKHGLNDSAISSVRDFNQLKAKGNAMKQQISMLEKEYEEQDYTVRQKMQQLKDIKDKCSMTSTRKDFLKLKHSETSKQLEDCSDMRKVCQHLMPNTSKDINPLKLKENLNIVANLRRSATDKKQVWTKVSSSLGGIDVYTLWTHLYQMLSQDLCVLMKLETENSIGNSSAVGENIDIGIAKACGQYICMISKRILSNAKANMYQQRLMEFIELIEQSSSHEDVSAWLALRLEVKKLEAEQEYLQNEVQKLKNIIQENSLLNLDITRLTADIETIDAQMDKYIKDIQQSIAVLNSTPTLIFKEKEKLHYELQRIIALQADSNYDATCVNNALDIELDMFYNTLDLNALRKVMLKGDVGLYRHAVCGLDKVSITTINSQYLKLKSYFPIIQIPIYSLIECYKNAITNLVYTKLHCSASTEDSEYVDKLMAPREKCNYNSLELLNLAKIVCDQAREEIKRFNAVLNTWTNQDVQEVMTLDEMTVDGVSFKDWLQRYNLLLYMIQNSK
- the LOC105205885 gene encoding elongation of very long chain fatty acids protein AAEL008004 isoform X2, giving the protein MSIIMHYIDRFHDMLDRHADTRTTNWLLMSSPFPTLFICLTYVYVVKVLGPKLMENRKPFQFKNTLVVYNLFQVIFSAWLFYECLMGGWWDQYSFRCQPVDYSNSPTAIRMVHASWWYYFSKFTEFIDTIFFVLRKKNNHVSTLHVIHHGCMPMSVWFGVKFTPGGHSTFFGLLNTFVHIVMYTYYLLAAMGPKVQPYLWWKKYLTAFQMLQFIAIMVHAFQLLFIECNYPKAFVWWIGLHAVMFLFLFKEFYQQSYQQKKLRRKLDDAQMTNGVTKGDHHESKGKHVNGITNGVANGVANGTANGVANGSSPRKRDSTDYYVKVESLATEINLRKPFAMKVE